One Acidobacteriaceae bacterium genomic region harbors:
- a CDS encoding alpha/beta hydrolase: protein MLAPTKKSDVQIHHVRSDFAPEPKLRRSETHQPIARTAPPEADEPPLELDETIIPVFFGTDRQATETRQGDLKFSGERSKRGEVTLGICSVSIPPMHRLGKLERPAWWKFWTSARRGEHVVLLSTTSLGAATFFKELKKAVHQPKSAFVFIHGYNVAFDTAAMRTAQLALDLQFPGAPIMFSWPSKGGVANYPSDEGSNEWARPHLKQFLNQLRNRADADQIHLIAHSMGSRALLSVLQELSGGPKFEQLILAAPDVDAGIFRQLALQLPALSNRVTLYASSTDKALALSKRIHEYARAGEAGENILVLKGLDTIDASTVDTDFLGHSTFAQERTLLTDIFNLITHGHEPASRFGLTRKPHNGGYYWSFRS from the coding sequence GCTCCTACGAAGAAAAGCGACGTCCAGATCCATCATGTCAGGAGTGACTTCGCACCTGAACCGAAGTTGAGGCGTTCGGAGACTCACCAGCCGATTGCCAGAACCGCACCGCCTGAGGCAGATGAACCTCCTCTCGAGCTTGATGAGACGATCATTCCTGTGTTTTTCGGGACTGACCGTCAAGCAACGGAGACGAGACAAGGCGACTTGAAGTTCTCAGGAGAACGTTCGAAACGAGGTGAGGTCACACTCGGAATATGCTCAGTAAGCATTCCGCCAATGCACAGACTTGGAAAGCTCGAAAGGCCAGCTTGGTGGAAGTTCTGGACGAGTGCGCGTCGTGGAGAACACGTCGTCCTGCTGAGCACGACTTCATTGGGGGCAGCAACGTTCTTCAAGGAATTGAAGAAGGCGGTCCACCAGCCAAAGAGTGCTTTTGTATTTATTCACGGCTATAACGTTGCGTTTGACACGGCGGCGATGCGTACCGCCCAGCTTGCACTCGATTTGCAATTTCCAGGTGCTCCGATCATGTTCAGCTGGCCCTCCAAGGGTGGAGTGGCCAACTATCCGTCCGACGAGGGATCGAACGAGTGGGCTAGACCACATTTGAAGCAGTTCCTAAACCAGCTACGGAATCGAGCTGACGCCGATCAAATTCATCTGATTGCCCATAGCATGGGCAGTCGGGCTCTACTGTCAGTCCTTCAAGAGCTTAGCGGCGGACCCAAGTTCGAACAGCTAATACTTGCAGCTCCTGACGTGGACGCGGGTATCTTTCGGCAATTGGCCTTGCAACTGCCGGCGCTATCGAATCGCGTAACGTTGTACGCGTCATCAACAGATAAAGCGCTGGCATTGTCTAAACGGATTCACGAGTATGCCCGGGCCGGGGAAGCCGGCGAAAATATTCTTGTACTAAAGGGATTGGACACAATAGACGCGTCCACAGTGGACACCGACTTCCTCGGCCACAGCACGTTTGCGCAAGAACGGACTCTGCTCACGGACATCTTCAACCTGATCACCCACGGACACGAGCCAGCAAGCCGCTTCGGACTGACTCGGAAGCCCCACAATGGCGGTTACTACTGGTCCTTCCGGAGTTAA